The genomic interval AGCGGCTGCGGGCGAACTTGGGGCGGCTGAGTCGCGGGGCCGCGCGGGCACTTTGGGGGCGGTGTCCGGGGGAGCGGGGTCCGCGCGGCCGCCGCCGGAAGGAGAGGGCGGCCCCGGGCTCGTGTGGGTGATTCCCGGAGACATTCGGTGTGCCAGGGCCGCGGGGACCGGGGAGCGCGGCCCTGACTCGTGCATTTTTCCTCCGAGAAAGGTTGGGGTGCCGAGTCCGTTCTGCTAACGGGGCTGGGGGCGTCACACGGCGCTCTGAGGAACCGCGGGGCGCTGTGTGGGTGTGCGATGTGGGTTGTGCGTGCCGGCCCCAGAGTTTTGCAGCCACCTTCGTCAGGgcagtctttttgtttgtttactttatgAAAGTGCT from Pongo abelii isolate AG06213 chromosome 11, NHGRI_mPonAbe1-v2.0_pri, whole genome shotgun sequence carries:
- the LOC134759553 gene encoding uncharacterized protein LOC134759553, giving the protein MHESGPRSPVPAALAHRMSPGITHTSPGPPSPSGGGRADPAPPDTAPKVPARPRDSAAPSSPAAAPPRKCPALGGPGVATVRSGFVTHAIPNTSS